A single window of Prionailurus viverrinus isolate Anna chromosome F1, UM_Priviv_1.0, whole genome shotgun sequence DNA harbors:
- the YOD1 gene encoding ubiquitin thioesterase OTU1 isoform X4, protein MPRSELWPAGPGSEPVTRIGSCDSIMSTVSTRSGSSDGSYDFLSAEEKECLLFLEETIGSLDTEADSGLSTDESEQDTAPRGLRALPVTQPAPQGYPGEKIVPQGPEPRTGTQSSSPHLPEPEGLGLRSGSHSLPRNIHIGRKRNPGESTTQTNSHIPGEPEGLVPQPKREQASQNGEPSQAPAGPPTPALGLDTVPIPPPEAFQDSQPEQRGEGGLGVPRPGLQSHTPRLHSSLSPQERKETPSAAMSQKASDKGSTGGPGQPQPPPTASSQSARARDAPIPSGGDPSARPAPFTAPKPRKLPPNIVLKSSRSSLHSEPHHWLSRHSEATAGDSGLASSSLQEQKKARREALEKLGLPQDQDEPGPHLSKRTSSTRFKETHAQASFQAPAPAPAPAQPTRPAQGTAAAPAGGKAPAPAPTRGPSPAKPPAPTPAQGSSPDKGLIPAREPTAGKVPAAKSMPIPIPKAPGAGGPLAQAKADSGLTLPESNVPGLRQMSFKSNTLERSGVGLSSYLSAEKDPSPQTSTSLGKGSFLDKMSPSVLRNSRPRPASLGTGKDFAGIQVGKLADLEQEQSTKRLSFQGQSRDKLPRPPCVSVKISPKGVPDEHRREALRKLGLLKE, encoded by the exons AGTGACGGCAGCTACGACTTCCTGTCCGCAGAAGAGAAGGAGTGTCTGCTCTTCCTGGAGGAGACCATCGGCTCACTGGACACTGAGGCTGACAGCGGACTGTCCACTGACGAGTCTGAACAGGACACAGCTCCCCGCGGCCTCCGAGCCCTGCCCGTCACCCAGCCTGCTCCTCAGG GATATCCAGGGGAGAAGATCGTCCCACAAGGACCGGAGCCAAGGACAGGGACTCAGTCCAGCTCACCCCATCTGCCTGAACCCGAAGGCCTGGGCCTCAGGTCTGGCTCCCATAGCCTCCCCAGAAATATCCACATCGGCAGGAAGCGGAACCCCGGGGAAAGCACCACTCAGACGAATAGCCACATCCCGGGGGAACCTGAGGGGCTTGTCCCACAGCCCAAGAGAGAGCAGGCCAGCCAAAACGGTGAGCCCAGCCAGGCTCCGGCCGGCCCCCCGACGCCTGCCCTTGGGTTGGACACagtacccatccccccaccagagGCCTTTCAGGACAGCCAGCCAGAGCAGCGTGGGGAAGGCGGCCTGGGCGTCCCCAGGCCAGGGCTGCAGAGCCATACGCCCCGGCTCCATTCGTCACTCAGCccccaggagaggaaggagactcCTTCAGCGGCCATGTCCCAAAAAGCCAGTGACAAGGGTTCAACAGGGGGACCGGGGCAGCCTCAGCCTCCTCCCACCGCGTCATCGCAGAGCGCGAGAGCCAGAGATGCTCCCATCCCGTCAGGGGGGGACCCCAGTGCCCGGCCAGCGCCCTTCACAGCTCCCAAGCCCCGGAAGCTGCCACCCAATATCGTTCTCAAGAGCAGCCGAAGCAGTTTGCACAGTGAGCCCCACCACTGGTTGTCTCGCCACTCCGAGGCCACCGCGGGAGACTCCGGCCTGGCCTCCTCCTCGCTGCAGGAGCAGAAGAAAGCGCGCCGGGAGGCCCTGGAGAAGCTGGGGCTCCCCCAGGACCAGGATGAACCTGGCCCCCACTTAAGTAAACGCACCAGCTCCACCCGATTCAAGGAGACCCATGCCCAGGCCTCCTTCCAGGCTCCGgctccggccccggccccggctcaGCCAACGCGGCCTGCTCAGGGCACAGCCGCTGCGCCTGCTGGCGGGAAGGCTCCGGCTCCCGCTCCCACTCGGGGACCTTCTCCAGCAAAGCCTCCGgctccgactccagctcagggtTCTTCTCCGGACAAGGGGTTGATTCCTGCCCGGGAGCCCACTGCAGGCAAGGTTCCAGCTGCCAAATCCATGCCGATTCCTATCCCCAAAGCCCCCGGGGCAGGTGGTCCTCTGGCTCAGGCAAAGGCGGACTCGGGGCTCACTCTCCCCGAGAGCAACGTCCCTGGCCTGAGACAGATGAGCTTCAAGTCCAACACTCTGGAGCGTTCGGGTGTGGGGCTGAGCAGCTACCTCTCGGCCGAGAAAGACCCCAGTCCCCAAACCAGCACCTCTCTGGGTAAGGGCTCCTTCTTGGACAAGATGTCTCCCAGCGTCTTGCGTAACTCAAGGCCCCGGCCTGCCTCCCTGGGCACGGGGAAGGACTTTGCCGGGATCCAGGTGGGCAAATTGGCTGACCTGGAGCAGGAGCAGAGCACCAAGCGCCTGTCCTTCCAAGGACAGAGCCGTGACAAGCTGCCTCGACCCCCCTGTGTCAGTGTCAAGATCTCCCCAAAAGGAGTCCCGGATGAGCACCGAAGGGAGGCCCTGAGGAAGCTGGGACTGTTGAAGGAGTAG
- the YOD1 gene encoding ubiquitin thioesterase OTU1 isoform X5 has protein sequence MSQKASDKGSTGGPGQPQPPPTASSQSARARDAPIPSGGDPSARPAPFTAPKPRKLPPNIVLKSSRSSLHSEPHHWLSRHSEATAGDSGLASSSLQEQKKARREALEKLGLPQDQDEPGPHLSKRTSSTRFKETHAQASFQAPAPAPAPAQPTRPAQGTAAAPAGGKAPAPAPTRGPSPAKPPAPTPAQGSSPDKGLIPAREPTAGKVPAAKSMPIPIPKAPGAGGPLAQAKADSGLTLPESNVPGLRQMSFKSNTLERSGVGLSSYLSAEKDPSPQTSTSLGKGSFLDKMSPSVLRNSRPRPASLGTGKDFAGIQVGKLADLEQEQSTKRLSFQGQSRDKLPRPPCVSVKISPKGVPDEHRREALRKLGLLKE, from the coding sequence ATGTCCCAAAAAGCCAGTGACAAGGGTTCAACAGGGGGACCGGGGCAGCCTCAGCCTCCTCCCACCGCGTCATCGCAGAGCGCGAGAGCCAGAGATGCTCCCATCCCGTCAGGGGGGGACCCCAGTGCCCGGCCAGCGCCCTTCACAGCTCCCAAGCCCCGGAAGCTGCCACCCAATATCGTTCTCAAGAGCAGCCGAAGCAGTTTGCACAGTGAGCCCCACCACTGGTTGTCTCGCCACTCCGAGGCCACCGCGGGAGACTCCGGCCTGGCCTCCTCCTCGCTGCAGGAGCAGAAGAAAGCGCGCCGGGAGGCCCTGGAGAAGCTGGGGCTCCCCCAGGACCAGGATGAACCTGGCCCCCACTTAAGTAAACGCACCAGCTCCACCCGATTCAAGGAGACCCATGCCCAGGCCTCCTTCCAGGCTCCGgctccggccccggccccggctcaGCCAACGCGGCCTGCTCAGGGCACAGCCGCTGCGCCTGCTGGCGGGAAGGCTCCGGCTCCCGCTCCCACTCGGGGACCTTCTCCAGCAAAGCCTCCGgctccgactccagctcagggtTCTTCTCCGGACAAGGGGTTGATTCCTGCCCGGGAGCCCACTGCAGGCAAGGTTCCAGCTGCCAAATCCATGCCGATTCCTATCCCCAAAGCCCCCGGGGCAGGTGGTCCTCTGGCTCAGGCAAAGGCGGACTCGGGGCTCACTCTCCCCGAGAGCAACGTCCCTGGCCTGAGACAGATGAGCTTCAAGTCCAACACTCTGGAGCGTTCGGGTGTGGGGCTGAGCAGCTACCTCTCGGCCGAGAAAGACCCCAGTCCCCAAACCAGCACCTCTCTGGGTAAGGGCTCCTTCTTGGACAAGATGTCTCCCAGCGTCTTGCGTAACTCAAGGCCCCGGCCTGCCTCCCTGGGCACGGGGAAGGACTTTGCCGGGATCCAGGTGGGCAAATTGGCTGACCTGGAGCAGGAGCAGAGCACCAAGCGCCTGTCCTTCCAAGGACAGAGCCGTGACAAGCTGCCTCGACCCCCCTGTGTCAGTGTCAAGATCTCCCCAAAAGGAGTCCCGGATGAGCACCGAAGGGAGGCCCTGAGGAAGCTGGGACTGTTGAAGGAGTAG